In a genomic window of Halostella litorea:
- a CDS encoding type 1 glutamine amidotransferase → MSRPRIAVLNAAHDPEHNRRNFRRELDADVTEFDVVGQELPETFDFDGCLVTGSRASVYWDEEWIDPTKEWVETAIDRGLPFLGVCWGHQLLADVLGGRVEPMGEYEIGYREVRHSGDSRLFEGIDEEFTAFTTHSDAVVELPPGAERIAENDYSVHGFRKDRAFGVQFHPEYDTETAESVTKGKDLPEPRIQSVLEGINAENYAAACEAKALFDNYLDFVEEVRADAPAAAD, encoded by the coding sequence ATGAGTCGACCGCGCATCGCCGTGTTGAACGCCGCGCACGACCCCGAGCACAACCGTCGAAACTTCCGGCGGGAGCTCGACGCCGACGTCACGGAGTTCGACGTCGTCGGCCAGGAGCTCCCGGAGACGTTCGACTTCGACGGCTGTCTGGTCACCGGGTCGCGCGCGTCGGTCTACTGGGACGAGGAGTGGATCGACCCCACGAAGGAGTGGGTCGAGACCGCCATCGACCGCGGCCTCCCGTTCCTCGGCGTCTGTTGGGGACACCAGCTCCTGGCGGACGTGCTCGGCGGGCGCGTCGAGCCGATGGGCGAGTACGAGATCGGTTACCGCGAGGTCCGCCACTCCGGCGACTCGCGGCTGTTCGAGGGGATCGACGAGGAGTTCACCGCCTTCACGACCCACTCCGACGCCGTCGTCGAACTCCCGCCCGGGGCGGAGCGCATCGCCGAGAACGACTACTCGGTCCACGGCTTCCGCAAGGACCGCGCCTTCGGCGTGCAGTTCCACCCCGAGTACGACACCGAGACCGCCGAGTCGGTGACGAAGGGGAAAGACCTGCCGGAGCCGCGGATCCAGTCGGTGCTGGAGGGGATCAACGCGGAGAACTATGCGGCCGCCTGCGAGGCGAAGGCGCTGTTCGACAACTACCTTGACTTCGTCGAGGAGGTCCGCGCCGACGCGCCCGCGGCCGCCGACTGA